From a region of the Salarias fasciatus chromosome 6, fSalaFa1.1, whole genome shotgun sequence genome:
- the xpo1a gene encoding exportin-1: MPAEMTMLADHPARQLLDFNQKLDINLLDNVVNSMYHDIGSQQRVAQEVLTSLKDHPDAWTRVDTILEFSQNMKTKYYALQILESVIKTRWKILPRNQCEGIKKYVVGLIIKTSSDPTNMEKEGVYISKLNMILVQILKQEWPKHWPTFISDIVGASRTSESLCQNNMIILKLLSEEVFDFSSGQMTQVKAKHLKDSMCNEFSQIFQLCQFVMENSQNAPLVHATLETLLRFLNWIPLGYIFETKLISTLVYKFLNVPMFRNVTLKCLTEIAGVSVSQYEEQFVSLFTLTMCQLKQMLPLNTNIRVAYSNGKDDEQNFIQNLSLFLCTFLKEHGQLVEKRPNLRETLMEALHFMLLVSEVEETEIFKICLEYWNHLAAELYRESPFSTSSTPLLADVPPRRHLYLPVLSQVRLLMVSRMAKPEEVLVVENDQGEVVREFMKDTDAINLYKNMRETLVYLTHLDYADTERIMTEKLHNQVNGTEWSWRNLNMLCWAIGSISGAMHEEDEKRFLVTVIKDLLGLCEQKRGKDNKAIIASNIMYIVGQYPRFLRAHWKFLKTVVNKLFEFMHETHDGVQDMACDTFIKIAQKCRRHFVQVQVGEVMPFIDEILHNINTIICDLQPQQVHTFYEAVGYMIGAQTEQAVQELLIEKYMLLPNQVWDSIIQQATKNVDILKDAETVRQLGSILKTNVRACKAVGHPFVVQLGRIYLDMLNVYKCLSENISSAVQTNGEMVTKQPLIRSMRTVKRETLKLISGWVSRSNDPQMVAENFVPPLLEAVLIDYQRNVPAAREPEVLSTMATIVNKLGVHITAEIPKIFDAVFECTLNMINKDFEEFPEHRTHFFYLLQAATSQCFPAFLSIVPTQFKLILDSIIWAFKHTMRNVADTGLQILYTLLQNVSAEEAAAQSFYQTYFCDILQHIFSVVTDTSHTAGLTMHATILAYMFNLVEEGKVSVALSAASPANNQAHVQEYIANLLKTAFPHLQDAQVKVFVTGLFSLNQDIPAFKEHLRDFLVQIKEFAGEDTTDLFLEEREAALRQAQEEKHKLQMSVPGILNPHELPEEMCD, translated from the exons ATGCCCGCAGAAATGACGATGTTGGCAGATCACCCAGCCAGGCAGCTGCTGGACTTCAATCAGAAACTGGACATCAACCTGTTGGACAATGTTGTCAACTCCATGTACCACGACATTGGATCCCAG CAACGGGTTGCCCAGGAGGTGCTCACCAGCCTGAAGGACCACCCAGATGCTTGGACGAGGGTGGATACCATCCTGGAGTTCTCCCAGAACATGAAAACTAAA TATTACGCTCTGCAGATCCTGGAGTCGGTCATCAAAACCCGATGGAAGATTCTCCCGAGAAATCAGTGTGAAG GAATAAAGAAATACGTGGTGGGGCTGATTATTAAAACTTCTTCTGATCCTACAAACATGGAG aagGAGGGGGTTTATATCTCCAAACTCAACATGATCCTCGTCCAG ATTCTGAAGCAGGAGTGGCCCAAACACTGGCCCACCTTCATCAGCGACATCGTGGGGGCGAGTCGCACCAGCGAGAGCCTCTGCCAGAACAACATGAtcatcctgaagctgctcagcgagGAGGTGTTTGACTTCTCCAGCGGCCAGATGACCCAAGTGAAGGCCAAGCACCTCAAGGACAG CATGTGCAACGAGTTCTCCCAAATATTCCAGCTGTGCCAGTTCGTCATG GAGAACTCCCAGAATGCCCCTCTGGTCCACGCCACGCTGGAGACCCTGCTCCGCTTCCTCAACTGGATTCCTCTCGGCTACATCTTTGAGACCAAGCTGATCAGCACACTCGTCTATAAG TTCCTGAACGTGCCGATGTTCCGTAACGTCACGCTGAAGTGTCTGACGGAGATCGCCGGCGTGAGCGTCAGCCAGTACGAGGAGCAGTTCGTCAGCCTGTTCACCCTCACCATGTGCCAGCTGAAGCAG ATGCTGCCTCTGAACACGAACATCCGCGTGGCCTACTCCAACGGGAAGGACGACGAGCAGAACTTCATCCAGAACCTCAGCCTGTTCCTCTGCACGTTCCTCAAAGAGCACGGGCAGCTCGTCGAGAAGAGGCCGAACCTGCGCGAGACGCTGATGGAG GCGCTCCACTTTATGCTGCTGGTgtcggaggtggaggagacggagatCTTCAAGATCTGCTTGGAGTACTGGAACCACCTGGCGGCGGAGCTCTACAGGGAGAGTcccttctccacctccagcacgCCGCTGCTGGCCGACGTGCCGCCGCGCAGACACCTCTACCTGCCCGTGCTCTCTCAG GTGCGTCTGCTCATGGTGAGCCGGATGGCCAAACCGGAGGAGGTGCTGGTGGTGGAGAATGACCAGGGCGAGGTGGTCCGGGAGTTCATGAAGGACACGGACGCCATCAACCTCTACAAGAACATGAGGGAGACGCTGG TGTACCTGACTCACCTGGACTACGCCGACACCGAGCGCATCATGACCGAGAAGCTCCACAACCAGGTGAACGGCACCGAGTGGTCCTGGAGGAACCTGAACATGCTGTGCTGGGCCATCGGCTCCATCAGCGGCGCCATGCACGAGGAGGACGAGAAGCGCTTCCTGGTGACCGTCATCAAG GACCTGCTGGGCCTGTGCGAGCAGAAGAGGGGCAAAGACAACAAGGCCATCATAGCGTCCAACATCATGTACATCGTGGGGCAGTACCCCCGCTTCCTGCGGGCGCACTGGAAGTTCCTCAAGACCGTCGTCAACAAGCTGTTTGAGTTCATGCACG AGACCCACGACGGCGTGCAGGACATGGCCTGCGACACGTTCATCAAGATCGCCCAGAAGTGCCGGCGGCACTTCGTCCAGGTGCAGGTGGGGGAGGTGATGCCCTTCATCGACGAGATCCTCCACAACATCAACACCATCATCTGCGACCTGCAGCCGCAGCAG GTGCACACGTTTTACGAGGCCGTCGGCTACATGATCGGAGCGCAGACCGAGCAGGCCGTCCAGGAGCTTCTGATCGAAAAGTACATGCTCCTGCCCAACCAGGTGTGGGACAGCATCATCCAACAGGCCACCAAG AACGTGGACATCCTGAAAGATGCGGAGACGGTGCGCCAGCTGGGCAGCATCCTCAAGACCAACGTCCGGGCCTGCAAAGCCGTGGGACACCCCTTCGTGGTCCAGCTGGGACGTATCTACCTGGACATGCTCAACGTCTACAAGTGCCTGAGTGAAAACATCTCCTCGGCGGTCCAGACCAACG GTGAAATGGTGACCAAGCAGCCTCTGATCAGGAGCATGAGGACGGTGaagagagagacgctgaagctgaTCTCGGGCTGGGTCAGTCGCTCCAACGACCCTCAGATG GTGGCAGAGAACTTCGTGCCCCCCCTCCTGGAGGCGGTTCTCATCGACTACCAGAGGAACGTCCCCGCCGCTCGCGAGCCGGAGGTCCTCAGCACCATGGCGACCATCGTCAACAAGCTGGGCGTCCACATCACCGCCGAAATCCCCAAGATCTTCGACGCCGTCTTCGAGTGCACTTTAAACATGATcaacaag GACTTTGAAGAATTCCCCGAACACAGAACTCACTTCTTCTACCTCCTGCAAGCCGCCACGTCCCAGTGCTTCCCCGCCTTCCTGTCCATCGTCCCCACGCAGTTCAAGCTCATCCTGGACTCCATCATCTGGGCCTTCAAGCACACCATGAGGAACGTGGCCGACACAG GTCTTCAGATTCTGTACACGCTGCTGCAGAACGTCTCTGCAGAGGAAGCCGCCGCTCAGAGCTTCTACCAGACGTACTTCTGCGACATCCTGCAGCACATCTTCTCCGTGGTCACCGACacctcacacactgcag GGCTGACCATGCACGCCACCATCCTGGCCTACATGTTTAACttggtggaggaggggaaggtGAGCGTCGCGCTGAGCGCCGCCAGCCCCGCCAACAACCAGGCGCACGTCCAGGAGTACATCGCCAACCTGCTGAAGACGGCGTTCCCTCACCTGCAGGA CGCCCAGGTGAAGGTGTTTGTGACGGGCCTCTTCAGCCTGAACCAGGACATCCCGGCCTTCAAGGAGCACCTGAGGGACTTCCTGGTGCAGATCAAA GAGTTTGCCGGCGAGGACACCACGGACCTGTtcctggaggagagggaggcggcgctgcggcaggcccaggaggagaaacacaagCTGCAGATGTCGGTGCCCGGCATCCTCAACCCCCATGAGCTGCCCGAGGAGATGTGCGACTGA